A single Pedobacter sp. PACM 27299 DNA region contains:
- a CDS encoding heavy metal translocating P-type ATPase: MILQKNIAQDTQCYHCGDDLPKTPYLLDSKSFCCLGCKGVYQLLSNHNLGNYYAYNDVPGQKQKDKHSHFEYLDEAAIAAKLVDYTDEKTSVITLYIPAIHCSSCIWLLEHLHQINPAIIQSRIDFLKKQVVISFKNQELSLRKLIEILASIGYEPLISLQDVVKKQQSDHSEGQLIRKIAVAGFCFGNVMLLSFPDYFGLSDLEQEFKTFFGWLNLAFAIPVVFYSGRDYFTSAWTNLRNGILNLDFPLALGIAVMFIRSTLEIAGNIGAGFVDTLCGLVFFLLIGKWMQHHTYHHLSFERDYRSYFPVAVTLIEEDKERPVPLNELKVGNRILIRSNEIIPADAILLKGEAEMDFSFVTGESLPVNKVLGEVVYAGGRQLKGAIELEVVKPVSQSYLTQLWNNEAFFGEKTRIRTFADRASKYFSIVLLSIAIGAAAYWMLHQDTTKAVASFTAVLIIACPCALALSSPFTLSAVLSIFDKNKFYLKNTAVVEEMARINTFVFDKTGTITNPENTGFTFEGHITEEEKQWVNDLARNSGHPLSRELVKWLNRPSKYTAVKYMEKVGRGISGMINGHELKLGSASFLGLKMNTPAQGAVVHIIINNRYLGFFCSTQQWRNGFKDLVFKLGKDADLHLLSGDQDQDKQTLIPFFPRAQQMHFAQSPQNKLDYIRSLQYSGRKVLMFGDGLNDAGALKQSDLGIAVTDNINNFSPGCDAILDGASFEKIPMFIKLAKDAVKVIHISFAISLTYNAIGLYFAVQGMLSPLIAAVLMPISTITIILFTSIAVRLYAKKNQLL, encoded by the coding sequence ATGATCTTACAAAAAAACATAGCCCAGGACACCCAATGTTACCATTGCGGTGATGATCTTCCAAAAACGCCCTACCTGCTGGACAGCAAGTCTTTCTGTTGTCTGGGCTGCAAAGGTGTCTATCAATTGCTCTCTAATCATAACTTGGGTAACTACTACGCGTACAACGATGTACCTGGACAAAAACAAAAAGACAAGCATTCTCATTTTGAATACCTGGATGAAGCGGCGATTGCTGCGAAATTAGTGGACTATACGGATGAGAAGACGAGCGTCATCACGCTTTATATTCCAGCCATTCATTGCAGCTCCTGTATCTGGCTGCTCGAACATTTGCACCAGATCAATCCTGCGATCATTCAATCGAGGATTGATTTCTTAAAGAAACAGGTGGTCATCAGCTTTAAAAATCAGGAATTATCTTTGCGTAAACTGATAGAAATTCTGGCTTCTATAGGATATGAGCCACTCATCAGCTTACAGGATGTCGTAAAAAAACAGCAGTCAGACCATTCGGAAGGGCAACTGATCCGCAAAATCGCGGTAGCTGGTTTTTGCTTTGGCAATGTGATGTTACTCAGCTTCCCGGATTACTTCGGACTGAGCGACCTGGAGCAAGAATTCAAAACCTTTTTCGGCTGGTTGAACCTGGCATTTGCCATTCCTGTCGTATTCTATAGCGGACGGGATTATTTTACCTCTGCCTGGACTAACCTTAGAAATGGCATTTTAAACCTTGATTTTCCATTGGCATTAGGCATTGCCGTGATGTTTATCCGCTCTACACTGGAAATTGCAGGCAATATAGGTGCTGGTTTTGTGGACACATTATGCGGTCTGGTTTTCTTCCTGCTGATTGGAAAATGGATGCAGCACCACACTTATCACCACCTATCGTTTGAAAGAGATTACCGTTCGTATTTCCCCGTTGCAGTTACTTTGATTGAAGAGGATAAAGAAAGGCCAGTCCCGCTGAATGAATTAAAAGTAGGCAACAGGATTTTGATCCGCAGCAATGAAATTATTCCGGCAGATGCCATCCTCTTAAAAGGGGAAGCAGAAATGGACTTTAGCTTTGTTACGGGCGAATCTTTACCGGTAAACAAGGTTTTGGGAGAAGTAGTTTATGCGGGTGGAAGGCAATTAAAAGGCGCTATAGAACTGGAAGTCGTTAAACCGGTTTCACAAAGTTACCTGACTCAATTGTGGAACAACGAGGCTTTTTTCGGGGAGAAAACCAGGATCAGAACCTTTGCCGACCGCGCCAGCAAATATTTCAGTATTGTATTGCTGAGTATCGCCATTGGCGCTGCAGCTTACTGGATGTTACACCAGGACACGACTAAAGCCGTTGCCTCTTTTACTGCAGTTCTGATTATTGCCTGTCCTTGTGCCCTGGCTTTGAGTTCTCCTTTTACCCTTTCTGCAGTACTGAGCATTTTCGATAAGAATAAGTTTTACCTTAAAAATACGGCAGTAGTAGAAGAAATGGCACGCATTAATACGTTTGTATTCGACAAAACCGGTACGATTACCAACCCTGAAAACACAGGTTTCACTTTTGAAGGACACATTACCGAAGAAGAAAAACAATGGGTAAATGACCTGGCAAGGAACTCTGGACACCCATTAAGCAGAGAATTGGTGAAATGGCTGAACAGGCCATCCAAATATACGGCGGTCAAATACATGGAAAAGGTAGGCCGTGGAATTTCAGGCATGATCAATGGTCATGAATTGAAGCTGGGCAGTGCATCTTTCCTTGGTTTGAAAATGAATACACCGGCACAAGGCGCCGTAGTTCATATTATTATCAACAACAGATACCTTGGCTTCTTCTGTTCTACACAGCAATGGCGGAATGGATTTAAAGACCTGGTCTTCAAACTGGGTAAAGACGCGGATTTACACCTGTTATCTGGTGATCAGGACCAGGACAAGCAAACCCTGATTCCATTCTTCCCAAGGGCGCAGCAGATGCATTTCGCTCAGAGTCCGCAGAACAAGCTGGATTACATTCGCAGCCTGCAATATTCTGGTAGAAAAGTACTCATGTTTGGTGACGGCCTGAATGATGCGGGCGCTTTGAAACAGAGCGATCTGGGCATTGCGGTGACGGATAACATCAACAATTTCTCACCAGGCTGTGATGCCATTCTTGATGGTGCGAGTTTTGAAAAGATACCTATGTTTATCAAACTGGCAAAGGATGCCGTAAAGGTGATTCACATCAGCTTTGCGATCTCTTTGACTTATAATGCAATAGGCCTTTACTTTGCCGTTCAAGGCATGCTTTCTCCATTGATTGCAGCGGTATTGATGCCCATCAGCACCATCACCATTATCCTTTTCACCAGCATTGCAGTCCGACTGTATGCTAAAAAAAATCAGCTCTTATGA
- the ccoS gene encoding cbb3-type cytochrome oxidase assembly protein CcoS, with the protein MNILYLLIGFSILLALIFLAAFFWASKTGQNDDTYTPAVRILFDDDIQQKNEEIKSDEDHA; encoded by the coding sequence ATGAACATCCTCTATCTCCTGATCGGCTTTAGTATTTTATTGGCATTGATCTTTCTTGCGGCATTTTTCTGGGCGAGTAAAACGGGTCAAAATGACGACACGTACACTCCTGCCGTCAGAATACTCTTTGATGATGACATTCAACAGAAAAATGAGGAGATAAAAAGTGATGAAGATCACGCATAG
- the ccoN gene encoding cytochrome-c oxidase, cbb3-type subunit I yields the protein MTEKFYYDNKIVRNFAVATIIWGIIGMTVGLLIAMQLFKPALNMGSQYTTFGRIRPLHTNAVIFAFVGNAIFMGVYYSLQRLLKARMFSDVLSKIHFWGWQLIIISAVITLPLGFTSSHEYAELEWPIDIAITVIWVVFGINMFGTIIKRREKHMYVAIWFYIATFVTVAVLHIVNSFQLPISAFKSYYLYAGVQDALVQWWYGHNAVAFFLTTPYLGMMYYFLPKMANRPVYSYKLSILHFWSLIFIYIWAGPHHLLYTSLPSWAQSLGVAFSIMLIAPSWGGMINGLLTLRGAWDKVREDSRLKFMVVGITAYGMATFEGPMLALKQINAIAHYTDWIVAHVHVGALGWNGFLTFGILYWLIPRIYRTELYSKKLVSFHFWIGTLGILFYAVPLYFAGFTQGLMWKEFTEDGLLRYPNFLETVIQILPMYVLRAIGGALYLIGVIVMTYNLIRTVRLGKLLADEPAEAMPLPKDYVPQGSEKKFHRVLERKPMVFMVLSLIVILIGGMIEMMPTFTIKSNIPTITSVQPYSPLELQGRDLYIREGCVNCHSQMIRPFRSETERYGEYSKAGEFVYDHPHLWGSKRTGPDLQREGGKYGNAWHFNHMLDPQTMSPGSIMPPYEWLITQTLDTTTTISKINAMRTLGVPYEEGYEHKANRDLDKQAKAIAADLKQNNIKVKDDKEIIALIAYLQRLGMDIKAQ from the coding sequence ATGACTGAAAAATTTTACTACGACAACAAGATCGTCAGGAACTTCGCAGTAGCCACCATTATATGGGGCATCATCGGAATGACGGTCGGATTGCTCATTGCCATGCAGCTCTTCAAGCCTGCATTAAATATGGGCTCCCAGTACACGACTTTCGGCCGTATCAGGCCACTACACACCAACGCAGTAATCTTTGCCTTCGTAGGGAATGCGATCTTTATGGGTGTTTACTACTCTTTGCAGCGACTCCTCAAAGCGAGGATGTTCAGTGATGTCCTCAGCAAAATACATTTCTGGGGCTGGCAGCTGATCATCATTTCTGCGGTCATCACCCTTCCTTTAGGGTTTACCTCTTCCCATGAATATGCGGAGTTGGAATGGCCAATAGATATTGCCATTACCGTTATATGGGTTGTTTTTGGGATCAACATGTTTGGAACCATTATCAAAAGAAGAGAGAAACACATGTATGTGGCCATCTGGTTCTACATTGCGACTTTCGTGACCGTTGCTGTTTTACACATTGTTAACTCTTTCCAGCTGCCAATTTCTGCCTTTAAAAGTTATTATTTATACGCAGGTGTACAGGATGCGCTGGTACAATGGTGGTATGGACACAATGCGGTAGCTTTCTTTTTGACCACTCCTTATCTGGGAATGATGTATTATTTCCTGCCTAAGATGGCAAATCGTCCCGTTTATTCTTATAAATTGAGTATTCTCCATTTCTGGTCATTAATTTTCATTTACATCTGGGCCGGGCCTCACCATTTATTATATACTTCTTTACCGAGCTGGGCACAATCATTAGGGGTTGCCTTCTCCATTATGCTGATTGCCCCAAGCTGGGGAGGGATGATCAATGGATTGCTCACTCTTCGTGGTGCATGGGATAAAGTAAGGGAAGACTCCAGACTGAAATTCATGGTAGTCGGGATTACCGCTTACGGTATGGCCACTTTTGAAGGACCAATGCTTGCTTTAAAACAGATCAATGCCATTGCCCATTATACTGACTGGATAGTAGCACACGTACACGTTGGAGCGCTTGGCTGGAATGGTTTCTTAACCTTCGGTATTTTATATTGGTTGATTCCAAGAATCTACAGAACAGAACTATACTCTAAAAAACTGGTTTCTTTCCACTTCTGGATTGGAACATTAGGGATTCTTTTCTATGCAGTTCCTTTATATTTTGCAGGTTTCACACAGGGATTGATGTGGAAAGAGTTTACAGAAGATGGTTTATTGCGCTATCCTAATTTCCTGGAAACCGTAATTCAAATCCTTCCTATGTATGTACTGAGAGCTATAGGCGGTGCGCTATACCTGATTGGTGTCATCGTGATGACTTATAACTTAATCAGAACAGTTCGTTTAGGTAAACTATTGGCGGATGAGCCTGCAGAGGCAATGCCATTGCCAAAAGACTATGTTCCTCAGGGATCTGAGAAGAAATTCCACAGGGTACTGGAGCGTAAACCAATGGTTTTCATGGTACTTTCCTTAATTGTCATCCTGATAGGTGGTATGATTGAGATGATGCCGACGTTTACGATCAAGTCGAACATTCCGACGATTACCAGTGTACAGCCTTATAGTCCGCTGGAATTACAGGGACGTGATTTATACATCCGGGAAGGTTGTGTAAACTGTCACTCTCAGATGATTCGTCCATTCCGTTCTGAAACAGAAAGATATGGCGAATACAGTAAAGCAGGGGAATTTGTGTACGACCACCCGCATTTATGGGGTTCAAAACGTACCGGTCCTGATTTACAGCGTGAAGGCGGTAAATATGGTAATGCATGGCATTTTAACCACATGCTGGATCCACAAACGATGTCGCCGGGAAGTATCATGCCTCCTTACGAATGGCTAATCACTCAGACACTGGATACCACCACTACCATCAGCAAGATCAATGCGATGCGCACTTTAGGTGTTCCTTATGAAGAAGGTTATGAGCATAAAGCGAACCGCGACCTTGACAAACAGGCCAAGGCGATTGCGGCAGACCTGAAACAGAACAACATCAAAGTAAAAGATGATAAAGAAATCATTGCGCTGATTGCCTATCTGCAACGCCTGGGAATGGACATTAAAGCACAATAA
- a CDS encoding cbb3-type cytochrome c oxidase N-terminal domain-containing protein, translating into MTNLLIWALLITAVIILVVSLLVLKVIKIYVKETLHPTRFASEEERKKYWLEEERRAAAAADKPSFWTKLMGLRPISEEKDIMMEHKFDGIAELDNPTPAWFMVLFYGTIIFAIGYMLNYHVFGWGKLQEEEYAIELRQAEADRIAFLQKPGSGGPKINENNMEKSDDPAVIQKGAALFKTVCTPCHGEHAEGGVGPNLTDEYWLHGGTPKDIFKTIKYGVPEKGMVAWEKSMNAQQISDITNYILSIQGSNPAGAKAPQGKKD; encoded by the coding sequence ATGACGAATTTACTAATTTGGGCCCTACTCATCACTGCAGTGATTATACTTGTGGTTTCCCTACTGGTTTTGAAAGTCATCAAAATCTATGTAAAGGAAACCCTGCATCCTACCCGATTCGCTTCTGAAGAAGAAAGGAAAAAATACTGGCTGGAAGAAGAGCGACGTGCAGCAGCAGCAGCCGACAAACCTTCCTTCTGGACTAAGTTAATGGGGTTGAGGCCGATCTCTGAGGAGAAAGACATCATGATGGAGCATAAATTTGATGGCATTGCGGAATTGGATAACCCTACTCCTGCCTGGTTTATGGTACTCTTTTATGGGACGATCATTTTTGCCATCGGCTATATGCTCAACTACCATGTATTTGGCTGGGGCAAATTACAGGAAGAAGAATATGCGATAGAACTCCGTCAGGCGGAAGCGGATCGCATCGCATTTCTGCAAAAACCTGGTTCGGGAGGTCCGAAAATCAATGAGAACAACATGGAGAAAAGTGACGATCCGGCAGTCATCCAAAAGGGAGCTGCGTTGTTTAAAACAGTTTGTACCCCTTGTCATGGAGAACATGCAGAAGGTGGTGTGGGTCCCAATTTAACGGATGAGTACTGGCTGCACGGTGGTACGCCAAAGGATATTTTCAAGACCATCAAATATGGTGTTCCTGAAAAAGGAATGGTGGCCTGGGAGAAATCTATGAATGCCCAGCAGATCTCAGACATTACCAATTATATCCTTTCTATACAAGGAAGCAATCCTGCTGGCGCGAAAGCACCACAGGGCAAAAAAGATTAA